The proteins below come from a single Bactrocera dorsalis isolate Fly_Bdor chromosome 5, ASM2337382v1, whole genome shotgun sequence genomic window:
- the LOC109579621 gene encoding LOW QUALITY PROTEIN: cilia- and flagella-associated protein 157 (The sequence of the model RefSeq protein was modified relative to this genomic sequence to represent the inferred CDS: inserted 1 base in 1 codon) has protein sequence MPPKKGKGKGKKGKKEEKKDPNKLTNVDRAFCELTITDLNQKLARLRTHLASLDDNNVNLKDKLREIEEDHTDVAAHLERTLGERNETIHELEERLTEIIKIREAENAQSAEKIRELETKYKSMHDQLTSEIKLLNGKLNSLDEFRVQRDLLLSKFDDQETELKEKERAHTEMLYAMEQKAVVEKDALKKEVETKLLQVSEDFTRSSEIRNAGYTRRLIRENIALQKEIDILVLSQIKMQQQFNDQVVRHKEMAEQYASMDQLKKQLIRNSQNKIKIIEKLTDNYEKLKSKYVEVAKYRKLYETAVKRDICERFNFKDMSKKMRHLEQRIEELKMEKSRFIAIHQQHETEIQRLRDIIIQIKSTVRSAIDAIDKPCDKQAARESMSQDALRQLRRHDLLTELMDIVSSHSDKLPPTPSALSISRSTSSVYRPGKMGFMPRSASSLMEIFKRTAHKAASADVVATEYQIQQVESKIIPKARELGGENLFDVEMGSTLYVSSSHEAIETVVPVEDEQVEGEDEGESSSADYGSSAARAKQSIVTTPAAEVEAPTTERLSMKVPQRSEAAETASQRGSESGSRVXDVEYDEGDEEFSINLFY, from the exons ATGCCACCTAAGAAAGGTAAAGGTAAAGGCAAGAAAGGTAAGAAAGAGGAGAAGAAGGACCCAAATAAGCTGACCAATGTGGATCGCGCCTTTTGCGAACTCACCATAACCGATCTCAATCAGAAGCTTGCACGTCTGCGCACACATCTCGCTTCCCTGGATGACAATAATGTCAATCTCAAAGATAAACTGCGTGAAATCGAAGAGGATCACACCGATGTGGCGGCGCATTTGGAGCGTACGCTCGGCGAACGCAACGAAACGATACACGAGCTGGAAGAGCGGCTCACCGAAATCATCAAGATACGCGAAGCGGAGAATGCACAATCAGCAGAGAAAATAAGAGAACTGGAGACAAAGTACAAGTCCATGCATGATCAGCTGACTTCCGAAATTAAGCTGCTCAACGGTAAATTGAACTCGCTCGACGAATTTCGCGTGCAACGTGATCTGTTGCTCTCCAAATTCGACGATCAAGAGACAGAGTTGAAAGAGAAGGAGCGCGCACATACCGAAATGCTTTACGCAATGGAACAGAAAGCGGTCGTGGAGAAGGATGCGCTGAAGAAAGAGGTGGAAACTAAGCTACTGCAGGTGTCGGAGGATTTTACGCGCTCCAGTGAGATACGTAACGCCGGTTATACACGTCGTTTGATACGTGAGAATATCGCCTTGCAGAAAGAAATTGACATATTGGTGCTGTCGCAAATTAAAATGCAACAACAGTTCAATGATCAAGTTGTGCGACATAAAGAAATGGCCGAGCAATATGCGTCCATGGATCAGCTAAAGAAGCAGCTGATACGCAACTCACAGAATAAGATTAAGATAATCGAAAAGCTCACCGACAACTACGAGAAGCTCAAGTCCAAGTACGTGGAGGTCGCTAAGTATCGCAAGTTATACGAAACCGCAGTGAAGCGCGATATATGCGAACGTTTCAACTTTAAGGATATGTCGAAGAAGATGCGTCATTTAGAGCAACGCATCGAAGAGCTGAAGATGGAGAAGTCACGTTTTATAGCGATACATCAGCAGCATGAAACCGAAATACAACGTCTGCGTGACATCATCATACAGATCAAGAGCACCGTACGTTCGGCCATCGATGCTATAGATAAACCATGCGACAAGCAAGCAGCCAGAGAGAGCATGTCGCAGGATGCCTTACGTCAACTGCGCCGTCATGATTTACTCACTGAGTTAATGGATATTGTAAGCAGTCACTCTGACAAGCTGCCGCCCACACCTTCGGCTTTGTCGATTTCACGTTCCACCTCCTCCGTGTATCGTCCCGGCAAAATGGGTTTCATGCCGCGTAGCGCGTCTTCGCTGATGGAAATATTCAAGCGTACCGCGCATAAAGCAGCATCTGCTGATGTTGTCGCTACCGAATATCAAATTCAGCAAGTTGAGAGCAAAATCATACCGAAAGCACGTGAACTGGGCggtgaaaatttatttgatgtGGAAATGGGTTCCACTTTGTATGTATCTTCGTCGCACGAAGCCATTGAGACGGTGGTGCCGGTCGAGGATGAGCAAGTGGAGGGTGAAGATGAAGGCGAATCGAGCAGCGCCGATTATGGCTCATCTGCAGCACGCGCAAAACAATCGATTGTTACAACGCCGGCAGCTGAAGTTGAAGCACCGACGACTGAGCGTCTCTCAATGAAGGTGCCGCAACGTTCCGAGGCCGCCGAAACTGCCTCGCAGCGTGGTAGCGAGTCCGGCTCACGTG ACGATGTGGAGTACGACGAGGGCGATGAagaattttcaatcaatttattttattga